aatataggtcataagacaagaaaatttgcagtttatgtgtattttagactatgtttttacgtttgtaattttacataacataaaatattttttacggcgattatgtattttcttacggtctctttttgcgtcggaaataagacaaaacttacggaacgtaaaattacggagcattgatggtaaaataaaggggggtgaagaataactattcctcacccagggtgacgaatatatgctttattgttatacttaattgatagtgtagtactgtgtcttttgatagtgtagaactgtgtcttttgatagtgtagaaatctatacttaatagaaatatatttgcaagagtatgtgcgaggctatttattaattgatatatttttcttattcagaaattgccaaagaacctatctgtgagttgtggtatcgagcctgatgaagaaggctcagctggactacgcattaccgcaaggggctccgtcaccacctgtacttaccgcatggacacagacggtcgcacacacttaaactcggttgggtggaagagattcctcgttggcaagaatcttcgtgttggacaggccatcctaattactatcaggaacacccaccgcccaggcttgaggatgatgatcgccgtcgatatcatctagctagaactacatatgtgtgtgtggctatatcatctagaactacatttGATAATCGttgtcgatatcatgtagaactacatatgatgatcgtcgtcgatatcatctagaactatatatgatgatcgtcatcgatatcacgtttgtactgcttgaggatgcatatGATGATCGTTatcgagtaatttggaacggaggtagtactacctagtacctataatgctttatgaaattgatatctagtagtacctagtatctgaaaattgcagtttattgaaactgaaactgggtaggaagcggggggaaatgatgaaacacatagcagtagcgcggggctaggAAAGCGCTACAACTAAGTAATAGTAGCGTGTTCTGGAAAAGCgatgctgatatagtcaatagtagtagcgtgggtgcaaACCgcactactactaacagttagctgtagcgccttattggtagcgcggctgcccgcgctgctgatagcctcaaaacccgcgctactactagggttttccctagtagcggGGCCGAGTGGAAAATGTTTGTTTTGTTAACTTTTAAGGTTTAAGGGCATATGCACAGAGTTTTCAATCTTATCGGGGGGGAGGGGCACTGGATACGCATCCTCTcaaaaaaattgtgtgtgtgtgaacACGACTCTTTCCTTGGGAGAGAACAGCGATGGTATAAGATTTTCTTGATGGAAACCTACACCCGCGGAATCGGTTTGCTTTGCAGCAGAGCAACTGACATCCTGTTGACCTCTTAATGCAAATCGAAAACCGATCATGCTTTGCTTCCTCTAACCCTCAGCTAAACGGGCTGCGCGCCATGGAGAGGGAGGCCCATTTAACCTATAGGGTCCACTTTTTCCCCTGAAAAACTTCCGTCCAGAACTCTCGGCCTGCGAATCTGCACACGGTGGCCAGATGGCCATGCGAAAGTGGACCGCATATTAGAACCCTTCGCGATAGCAAGATTACAAAGTCCGGCCACCGAAAGCGTGCTGGTCGTGAGAGGGTTAGGAGAGTGCCCAGTTTTAATAAACAGCCCACGGTTTTTGCAAAAACCAGGGGTGGCTTCTCTTCTCAACCAGAAACTGAAATTGTAAAATCTTTTGTCTCTATGTGAAACTACGCAAATGTTTCTTAGCAAAGCTTACAGTCTCCACACCGGCGACACTAATATGAATGAACTAGACAAACCGATACTACTCACCACGCGTACGGCCCACCTACTCACGGCTAGTACTCTCCACGCCTAGTGCAGCAGTCCCACGGTAGAGTGTGTTGTCGTCTTCGTCTACATACACAAATACAGAAACGGCAGCCACAACACACAACCCAGAACCAACAACATGATGACCGGATCGAGCTCCCGAGTGTTCATCATGCTCGGCGCCGGCCATGTCCACTACCTCGTCGCGGGAGGCTCCGGAGGAGGCGACGACCCCAGGTACCCCTGGACCTTCAAGTCCCTGCACGAGGTGGACGCCGTCGTCCCTGCCATCGCCCGTGGAGCACCGGTAGGGCCTGACGGGTGCCCCATCTGCTTCCGCACATTCGCCAGTGCCAAGGCCGTCCATGGCCACATGCGCAGCCACACGGACCGCACCTGGCGTGGCATGgagccgccccggccgccgccccTGGGCGAGATCCGTTACCCGTACGTGTGCGACCGCTGCAAGATGCCGTTCCAGACGCGGCAGGCGCTCTGCGGCCACCACGCCAGCCACAATGATAAGAAAGGCTGCTCCTGGCTCGAAAgagaggagctcgccgccgccgaagAAGCTCGGAAGCCCGTCGTGTTCGACGTTGATCTGAACCTTCCGGCTCCGGAGGCAGAGGAACATGAGGAGGAGTAGTAGGAGAGATGAACAGATCGATCGAGAAGCTTGCTAGTGTTCTCAGTTGACAGTTGTTCGAGCTGTGCTTGCGTGTGCTATATTTGGTGTTTAACTTCTATATATTTTATTCTGCCTTCTCTCTTTGACTTTGTGTTTCCGGACTTGGTGTGCAAATAGCTCTCGGTCGATCGATCCCCGCTCAATAGATAAATAAATGAAGACTGCAATCTGCAATTAAGCTGGTTTGCTATATATGTGTGTCAGTTTGTGTTTGATACTTTGATGCATCTAGAACTAATTCTTCAGGCTATTTCATGTGATTCTTAGTTTCTTGAGCTGATTTATTTGGTGCTGTTTTATTTGACATTAGCCGATCTAAAATTAGATCTATAGGTCATTTGACATTAGCCGATCAATTAGTACCATGTGTCCAGCTTTAGCAATTTTATATCGTGACTTACAATTATTTAATGAGTTGCATTAATACACAGCTAGCTCAATATTGCAAGCATCTACTCTCTGATTTCTCAACAGTTTGAAAGAGAATAACATGAGATTGTTTCTCCAGGTGTTGTGCCCATTTCATATAGATAGGGAAGGAGGAAAAGTGTCATAATGTATATGCATCAGATGAATGGATGATAAAAAGGTCGATCTAGTTCTAGTACTATACACGCATTAATTGTACTGTGATTTCCAAATCTTATCTTCACTGGCCGAAACCAAAAGTGGCTTTGCAAATAAGAATAGAAATAGTTTGTGTATTTATGTCTTCTAGGGAAACGTGAAGTGTGTCGCATGTCTACATACCATTTCCCAAGTTAATGATGGTATTCACAATGTATATATTGGAGATATCTTGGCATCATTGGAGTAATTAAAGCGCTCTTTTTCGACTCTAGATACGCAATGAGAGTTTCCTTGTTTCTATATAGGAAATCAGAAGAACAATGGGGCCAAGAAATATTTCTGAAACAATAATATCCAAATATTCATGAAACAGAACAATGTATGTCGAATACAGCATTATTCAAAACCAACATCGTTCCATTTTCAGCTGCATGGATATACATTTGTAATGCTAGTGCACTGCACAAATTGGACACAAAAACAACTGTCCGAATCCGACTCGGATTCGGATGTCTAATTCGACCATCAGAGATTCCCAGACAGTGAAAGATCTGGACACGGATAAGTGTTTTGAATCCAGCACAATCCTAGAGGATTTGGTACGACTGAAAGGTAGATATGACAAGGATCAGTCAGACATGGATACAAGTGTAGAACATCGGGCTTATATTCATTTGATCATCCGACTTAATATTTTGAAGGAAGAACCTACCCATTAAAATATATATTTGTTACATATAAATTTACCTCTTATAGATATTGTGAAATAAATACCCAAGAAAAGTTTAGAATTATCTCACACTTGCTACTTAAAATAAACACAAAATTAATAATTGCTTGCTGTTAGAGAATACTGCTACACTAATGCTAGTTAGAGAATATCCACGTGACCCTCACCTACCATTTCCACACACTCATCATGTCTCCAGCTACAGAGTCCTAGTACCACCGAGGTGTGTCGGGCGTCATTGCCTTGCATGGATATAGAGATATAAACCACAGCCCATGATGATGAGCGGATCAACGTGACAGGCCTTCATAGGTCACTTGGATATGTAATTAGGTCGATCAACTGACAAATAAAGAGTGCTCTCTTGAGCAACAAATGCCAAACGGAGGCCTtaattttgaaattttcaaacCATGCTTTAACGTTTCAACAAATACACTTATACCCAGAGACATAGTGTACATGTGTCCAAATTTTCATAATGAAATAACGGCTAAATAAAATAACAAAATTGTAGTCATGAAATACACTAAAATGACAGCTAAATAAAATGAtggtatttcatcatgaaattttacacacatatacATTACATCCTTGTGTACTTGACCATATGCACACACATGTCCAATGCAGTGTTACCTTGACTGCAGTGTCACGTTCATGCAAGATTCCACATTTTACATGCCCATGTTAATTGGGTTCCCAATATTATATAAGATCATGTTGAATATAACCTGTATGTGCACAATGTCATCTTCCTAGCTTCATTGGGAATACGTTCCCCCTTTTTAAAATAAATTACACAAAAATTCTGCAAAAAGGTTGCGTGCATCAATTGATGCAACAGCTAGAGGTGTAGCTGTGTTTTTAAAAAGGAAAAGGGTATTTTTACCAAATGGGGCAGCTTATGTATTAGGATTCAAATTTTAGTGCATGTACTGGACCCGGAATGTTATGATTTCTTTTGTTTCCAAAAAAGACTTTCTATAACGGACACCTCAATCCAAAAAGAATACCTACACTAGTATGTGGGTCGATACAGTATATCTTCACTCTTTTAAGAATGTGTTTCTTCACCGTTACCTCATTCAAAAGATGCTGCCATGGGGAGGATGTGGCAAGACTGAGCACCATATGAATAATAGCCGATTTGACAATCGGACTAATATCTCGCTATGCTCAACACCCTCACATTTATTGAAGCCAAGGACACCCCTGTCCCTCCTTACCTTGCACCTCTCCAACATACCATTGGTGTTGAATTTGGGTCAAACGATACATTTTGCAAAGATGGCATTCACACATGTTGGACGAGGAACCAAAGACCAAGTGTCATTCTACAACAAAGCATTAAATACATCACATACTACATGACAACAGTTCAGACCATGGAGTGATATTTTATATGAAGAATTAATAGAAGAAATGGGTGAGAAAATACACTATGAAAGTTTTCCTTGTAGTCATGAAATAACTGGATATTTCCCATGTGTGTGCATCTCATGTGCATTGTGGGGTGGTTCTACTAGGATGGAACTAGGTGGGAAACATGGTTGAGGTGGTGCGTAGAGAGAGGGTGCGCATAGATCGACAGAAAGATGCGGTCAACGGCACAAAAGACAAAGCGAGCTGGTGTGGAGCGGCAGCCGAGTGTGACGTTGTCGAGCAGGAAACCCGTGATGTTGGGCTAGGTCCAGGCGACATGTTCGGAGGGGGGTGGTACGGGTGTATTTGAGTGGGAGGCGGTTTCGCAGTGGTTGTGGGTCTTAGGCACAAGGGTACAAGGTAGGTCGTGGTCAAAGCTGGAAGTAGACCAGGCGAAAGGGCTCAAGAAGCGTGGGATTCATTGCGGGAGGCATGTGTGTATGTTTGTGTGTGATATAAACACAAGGTAAATAATCTTACTAAAAATTACCGTAGGAGGTAACTTAACTTTTTGAGTTTGAAGATCAAGACACCGATACACAGGAAAAATTAAGAATTATGTCACACTTGATAAATGAAGAATTATGTCATCACAATTACAAAATGTTGCTACATTAATTCTAGTTTGTGGATATCGATATAACCCTCACATGCCATTTCCTACACACTCATCATGTCTCTAGCTATGACCAATTTTAGCATGCTCCCTCTTACCTCCCGTTTTCATATGAGAAGTAAAAGTACTTAATAAATATGATCCATTGATTTGATTAAGTAGTGGTTTGATCAACTCTCACCTTCTTACCTCCCATGTGAAAAGAGGGGGTAAGAGGGGGCACGTTAAAATTACTCCCTAGCTATATAGTTCGAGTACCACTGAGGTGTGTCAAGCGTTAGTGCCTTGCATGGATATAGAGACATTGAAAGCGCATGTTTACTCCTAGGGGGGTTTatgggagatttttagaaattcGTCAAACTCTGAGGAATTTGACGAACATCAGAGTGAAGAACATGCGAGGGAACTAAATCATCACAGGAACGAAAAGCATGCATACAAGATACATACAggtgaagaacatgcaatcatatAGGCATACAACCATGAGGAAGATGAACTGAAGAAATAAAATACAACATGACGAAAGTCTTCAGTTCAAGTTCTTCAAATTGTAGATCACAGTTTCTTCAGCAACGGAATAATGTAAGGGAAGGGTGAGGAATTTGAAACCAGCtggttggctcggtgaagacactccgatttggtagaccaattccagtTGTTGtatcaactgtacgtctggttggggcggctgaGACAAACTCAGATGACatacaatcctcaccgtattcctcttgagctaaggtcacttagacctcgccaatcactcatggtaagtcttcaaggtagacttccaaaaccttcacagacttgttcaccggcacaccacaatgactcttgggtgCTCAAAatgtgacgcctaaccgtctggaagaatgtTAGTCTTGAAATGTAAAAGGTGTCATATTGCacggatcaatctcttcagtgatgctcaatcactttggctcttGGTTTTTTCCcacttaggattctctcaaagtcgtcagaggatgggttgctctccaataacaagtgtcaagttctctctgatcagccaaccaacaagtggttgtgggggcggctatttatagccagggcaaCCCGACATGAATTGTCATAAATGCCCTTCTCTGATATGTCTATTGTGAAgataaggatccactcgacagctggctcgtggcacagcaacggtcggaatttgaactctcaaattcatCAGGGCACTCAATTTCCTCAGGCAGATCACACTGGCGAACTCCTAACTCCTCAGCCTGACCAAATTCATCAGCGACTAGATGAACTTTGTCACTGTCGCTAGCAAATGCGTCAGCTGTTCCAGAGATTTCTAAATGCTTCACTTGAAGCGACTTGTGTACGtataggtttgagcatcactttgcAAATGTGAACCATGattcacctagaccccctttaacagtatgattTTTCTtatgactcaaataagaagaaagaaACTACAAAGACAATAGTCTTCACATCAATATCTTCAAAGGTCGTACCAATTTCATCACCAAAAATTTCACTTGAAgaaattcatttttaggggtcatcttccatttgttaaaccaaatcttcaaggactatatctcctgtgtacactcacaaacacattagtccctcaacctatttgtcttcaatactccaaaaccactatGGGGGAACTtgttgcacttacaatctccccattttggtgattgatgacaaattgaTTAGGTTTTCAATGGAAGTAAATAATTGAAGTGTAAATACAGAGTATGAGAAAATGTTCGTATAATTTCAAAAGAGCGTTCAAGtactttttaaaatgttcatgtaaATAAAATGTGTCATAGTTTTAAAAATATTCTTTCAgttttgaaaaagtgttcatgTAATTAAATGATGCGGCCATGTATATTGAAACCAGTCCTATAATTTTAGAAAGTGTTCACAACCTGTAAAGGAGTATTCATGGAACTTCAGAAGTGTTCACACATTTTAGTAAAAGGTTCACATAATATTAAAAAAAGGTTTCACCTATTTAATATTTGCTCATGTAATTTTGAAAAGTgtaaccaaaacaaaacagaaccgGCAAATGTCGGATGC
The sequence above is drawn from the Triticum aestivum cultivar Chinese Spring chromosome 7A, IWGSC CS RefSeq v2.1, whole genome shotgun sequence genome and encodes:
- the LOC123148533 gene encoding uncharacterized protein, with protein sequence MLGAGHVHYLVAGGSGGGDDPRYPWTFKSLHEVDAVVPAIARGAPVGPDGCPICFRTFASAKAVHGHMRSHTDRTWRGMEPPRPPPLGEIRYPYVCDRCKMPFQTRQALCGHHASHNDKKGCSWLEREELAAAEEARKPVVFDVDLNLPAPEAEEHEEE